A stretch of the Dehalococcoidia bacterium genome encodes the following:
- a CDS encoding DNA translocase FtsK: MPPVHLLNAVGEEAKPPDNEARAQLIVDTLKSFGVDARVVSIQQGPTVTQFGIEPGWEVKTRLVPERDERGRIVYDKDGRPKYRSEVLSRTRVRVNRITALANDLALALAAPSIRIESPVPGKPFIGIEVPNTAPSVVTLRSVIESPAFQKMASRSRLAVALGKGVSGEPVAADLARMPHLLIAGATGSGKSVCINSLITCLLMHNTPEDVRLLLIDPKRVELAAFAPVPHLLFSRVIVELEEVPAVLQAVIQEMEARYRTFAAVGARNIEAYNRNPRAPEKMPYWVVIIDELADLMMSAPYQVERQLCRLAQLARATGIHLIVATQRPSVDVVTGLIKANFPTRIAFAVSSQVDSRTILDMAGAEKLLGRGDMLYLPTDAAKPRRLQGCYVSDAEIERVVAWWADDRFRHLRPEPMDHLLEQVREAGLTGEDDPLFQAAKELAMEHNRISVSMLQRRLGIGRERAVKLMGALEQAGVVAPADDPLASRQVLIRPDEDELLG, from the coding sequence CTGCCGCCCGTCCACCTGCTCAACGCGGTGGGAGAGGAGGCGAAGCCGCCCGACAACGAGGCCCGCGCCCAGCTCATCGTCGATACCCTCAAAAGCTTCGGCGTCGATGCCAGGGTCGTGTCCATCCAGCAAGGCCCCACCGTCACCCAGTTCGGCATCGAGCCGGGCTGGGAGGTAAAGACCCGGCTGGTGCCGGAGCGGGACGAGCGGGGGCGCATCGTCTATGACAAGGATGGACGTCCCAAGTATCGCAGCGAGGTGCTGTCGCGGACGCGGGTGCGGGTCAACCGCATCACCGCTCTGGCCAACGACCTGGCGTTGGCCCTGGCCGCCCCCAGCATCCGCATCGAGTCGCCGGTGCCGGGGAAGCCCTTCATCGGCATCGAGGTGCCCAACACGGCGCCTTCGGTGGTGACGCTGCGCAGCGTCATAGAGAGCCCTGCCTTTCAGAAGATGGCCTCTCGCTCGCGGCTGGCGGTGGCCTTGGGCAAGGGGGTGTCGGGGGAGCCGGTGGCCGCCGATCTGGCCCGCATGCCACACCTGCTCATCGCCGGAGCCACCGGCAGCGGCAAGAGCGTCTGCATCAACTCCCTCATCACCTGTCTGTTGATGCACAACACCCCCGAGGATGTGCGCCTGCTCCTCATCGACCCCAAGCGGGTGGAGCTGGCCGCCTTCGCGCCGGTGCCGCACCTGCTCTTCTCGCGTGTCATCGTGGAGCTGGAGGAGGTGCCGGCGGTGCTGCAGGCCGTCATCCAGGAGATGGAGGCCCGCTATCGCACCTTCGCTGCCGTGGGAGCGCGCAACATCGAGGCCTACAACCGCAACCCGAGGGCGCCGGAGAAGATGCCCTACTGGGTGGTCATCATCGACGAGCTGGCCGATCTGATGATGTCGGCGCCCTACCAGGTGGAGCGACAGCTCTGCCGGCTGGCCCAGCTGGCGCGAGCCACGGGCATTCACCTGATAGTGGCCACCCAGAGGCCTTCGGTGGACGTGGTGACGGGCCTCATCAAGGCCAACTTCCCCACCCGTATCGCCTTCGCCGTCAGCTCACAGGTGGACTCGCGCACCATCCTGGACATGGCCGGGGCCGAGAAGCTGCTGGGCCGTGGCGACATGCTCTATCTCCCCACCGATGCGGCCAAGCCCCGCCGTCTGCAGGGGTGCTACGTCTCCGACGCCGAGATCGAGAGGGTGGTGGCCTGGTGGGCCGACGACCGCTTCCGCCACCTGCGGCCCGAGCCCATGGACCACCTGCTGGAGCAGGTGCGAGAGGCGGGCCTCACCGGCGAGGACGATCCCCTCTTCCAGGCGGCCAAGGAGCTGGCAATGGAGCACAACCGTATCTCCGTGTCCATGCTCCAGAGGCGGCTGGGCATCGGCCGCGAGCGGGCGGTGAAGCTGATGGGTGCCTTGGAGCAGGCGGGGGTGGTGGCGCCGGCCGATGACCCGCTGGCGTCACGGCAGGTGCTGATCCGACCGGACGAGGACGAGCTACTGGGATAA
- a CDS encoding M28 family metallopeptidase: MACRGESAPAGSPPLLDTPPPSTVVPVFDPQRALEHVRRLSVDIGPRPAGSPAEEEAARYLVQVLESYGYRVEQQSFAIRPTLTREVELRLRSPVARSIDAMAIVFSPAGQAEAELVYAGQGRLEEFPAAARGRIALVQRGGITFAEKVGNAFRAGAVAVIVFNDRPGPFLGVMPQGAALPAVAITQEDGQALMQMLLQGPVRAFLRVAEPSVRSSYNVLARPPNGECRLLVGGHYDSVPISPGANDNASGTATVLELARILADDPLRGGVCFALFGAEEEGLLGSREFVARLNVEERPRLLAMINLDMVGVGDRWLLVGTRELVQEAAKQAEALGAAYQVGDLPPGFSSDHASFLEAGIPAVFFHRQDDPRYHSPEDKAQYVDGAALAEAARMTLAVIDALLGIGRPALVPSAP; the protein is encoded by the coding sequence GTGGCCTGTCGGGGCGAGAGCGCCCCAGCCGGCTCCCCGCCGCTCCTCGACACGCCGCCACCCAGCACCGTAGTCCCCGTCTTCGACCCCCAGCGAGCCCTGGAGCACGTCCGTCGCCTGTCGGTGGATATCGGCCCCAGGCCTGCTGGCAGCCCTGCCGAGGAGGAAGCGGCCCGCTACCTGGTCCAGGTGCTCGAGTCTTACGGCTACCGGGTCGAACAGCAGTCCTTCGCTATCCGCCCCACGCTGACCCGCGAGGTGGAGTTGCGGCTGAGGTCGCCAGTGGCCCGCAGCATCGATGCCATGGCCATCGTCTTCAGCCCAGCTGGGCAGGCGGAGGCGGAGCTGGTCTATGCCGGTCAGGGGCGGCTGGAGGAGTTCCCGGCGGCGGCGCGAGGGCGCATAGCCCTGGTGCAGCGGGGCGGCATCACGTTCGCCGAGAAGGTGGGCAACGCCTTCCGCGCCGGTGCTGTGGCGGTCATAGTCTTCAACGACCGTCCAGGCCCCTTCCTGGGGGTGATGCCTCAGGGGGCAGCCCTGCCGGCGGTGGCCATCACTCAGGAGGACGGCCAGGCGCTGATGCAGATGCTGCTGCAGGGCCCCGTACGGGCCTTCCTCAGGGTGGCCGAGCCTTCGGTCAGGAGTTCGTATAATGTGCTGGCCCGACCGCCCAACGGAGAATGCCGGTTGCTGGTAGGCGGCCATTACGATTCGGTGCCCATCTCCCCGGGCGCCAACGACAACGCTTCCGGAACGGCTACGGTGCTGGAGCTGGCCCGTATCCTGGCCGACGATCCTCTGCGGGGCGGCGTCTGCTTCGCCCTGTTCGGTGCCGAGGAGGAGGGACTGCTGGGCAGTCGCGAGTTCGTGGCCCGTCTCAACGTGGAGGAGAGGCCGCGGCTGCTGGCCATGATCAACCTGGACATGGTGGGAGTGGGCGACCGCTGGCTCCTGGTAGGCACTCGCGAGCTGGTCCAGGAAGCGGCCAAGCAAGCCGAGGCCCTCGGCGCTGCCTATCAGGTGGGTGACCTGCCGCCGGGCTTCTCTTCCGACCACGCCAGCTTCCTAGAGGCGGGCATCCCGGCCGTCTTCTTCCATCGTCAGGACGATCCGCGCTACCATTCGCCCGAGGACAAGGCCCAGTATGTGGACGGCGCTGCCCTGGCTGAGGCGGCGCGTATGACGCTAGCCGTCATAGACGCCTTGCTGGGCATAGGACGACCTGCCCTTGTGCCCTCGGCGCCGTAG